From Choristoneura fumiferana chromosome 7, NRCan_CFum_1, whole genome shotgun sequence, the proteins below share one genomic window:
- the LOC141429401 gene encoding uncharacterized protein isoform X2: MHHAWVALVCVLALAVAADKKIELQDIEEDNLKSEQEKEVDKSEPRSQNVGAPSAPGLLPLDFFKNGLLRYFENQVPQQPRYVQQYAVTEPPERPPTQIATPKSQYGAGVPQQAMVGYLSNIPMQIYLVPQYYNENGERAANTQPAVQYAAPPISRVQSYPSAPEGIQPQNNFIEVPTYVTPSGKTYIQQPVAYVSYAAPSTVAPVQATVAPMLYQVPVVQYPTALAAPPVVPKGYYPNSQYSETNNVEEVQENEVENPKEYSQTETSYTKPPTPEFPRYYSSHAPFREEQRHTSISELPPPNPLLLKGSPPHLSHIPKALPIFRPLSKPVYAAGGNFISSAYSPKPSESYGNPYKRRPMSLLDSYVPSGVQLEYLKRGYVKDPLVAYEALSSGRNFPHYPVPRHYERGFLPNQMYHTAAGGITYGHYKRTPKIDKSSQS, from the exons ATGCATCATGCATGG GTGGCCCTAGTGTGCGTCCTGGCACTTGCCGTCGCAGCAGACAAGAAAATCGAGCTACAAGACATCGAGGAAGACAATTTAAAGAGCGAGCAGGAAAAGGAAGTCGATAAATCTGAACCGCGGTCACAAAATGTCGGTGCCCCATCGGCACCTGGATTACTACCACTTGATTTCTTCAAAAATGGTTTACTGCGATATTTCGAAAACCAAGTGCCTCAGCAGCCGAGGTATGTTCAACAATACGCAGTAACAGAACCGCCAGAGAGGCCGCCAACGCAAATAGCAACACCTAAATCCCAATATGGCGCTGGTGTACCCCAGCAAGCTATGGTCGGGTATCTGTCTAATATTCCCATGCAAATATATCTAGTCCCGCAGTATTACAACGAGAACGGGGAACGGGCAGCCAACACGCAACCAGCAGTTCAGTACGCAGCGCCACCGATTTCTAGAGTTCAATCTTACCCTAGCGCTCCAGAAGGCATACAACCGCAAAACAACTTCATAGAAGTGCCGACTTACGTAACACCGTCGGGAAAAACGTACATTCAGCAACCAGTTGCTTACGTCAGCTATGCAGCTCCGTCGACAGTGGCTCCCGTGCAGGCTACTGTTGCTCCTATGCTGTATCAGGTGCCAGTTGTTCAATATCCCACTGCATTAGCAGCACCACCAGTCGTGCCTAAAGGTTATTATCCAAATTCTCAATACAGTGAGACAAATAACGTAGAAGAGGTTCAGGAAAACGAAGTTGAAAACCCTAAGGAGTACTCTCAAACCGAAACGTCTTATACCAAACCGCCTACTCCTGAGTTTCCTCGATACTACTCATCCCATGCTCCATTTAGGGAGGAACAACGCCACACTTCCATATCAGAGCTCCCTCCACCAAATCCTTTGCTTCTAAAGGGCTCACCACCACATCTCTCTCATATACCAAAAGCGCTACCAATATTCCGCCCATTATCAAAGCCCGTGTATGCTGCAGgtggtaattttatttctagTGCTTATTCCCCTAAGCCTAGCGAGAGTTACGGTAATCCATACAAACGTAGGCCCATGTCTTTGCTCGACTCCTATGTGCCCTCAGGGGTTCAATTGGAGTATTTGAAGAGAGGCTATGTAAAGGATCCTCTCGTGGCTTATGAGGCCCTGTCTAGCGGCCGAAATTTCCCTCACTACCCCGTCCCAAGGCACTACGAACGAGGGTTCCTTCCCAACCAGATGTACCACACTGCTGCAGGAGGCATCACGTACGGTCATTATAAAAGGACACCGAAAATTGACAAATCCTCACAGAGTTAA
- the LOC141429401 gene encoding uncharacterized protein isoform X1: protein MLLQKVALVCVLALAVAADKKIELQDIEEDNLKSEQEKEVDKSEPRSQNVGAPSAPGLLPLDFFKNGLLRYFENQVPQQPRYVQQYAVTEPPERPPTQIATPKSQYGAGVPQQAMVGYLSNIPMQIYLVPQYYNENGERAANTQPAVQYAAPPISRVQSYPSAPEGIQPQNNFIEVPTYVTPSGKTYIQQPVAYVSYAAPSTVAPVQATVAPMLYQVPVVQYPTALAAPPVVPKGYYPNSQYSETNNVEEVQENEVENPKEYSQTETSYTKPPTPEFPRYYSSHAPFREEQRHTSISELPPPNPLLLKGSPPHLSHIPKALPIFRPLSKPVYAAGGNFISSAYSPKPSESYGNPYKRRPMSLLDSYVPSGVQLEYLKRGYVKDPLVAYEALSSGRNFPHYPVPRHYERGFLPNQMYHTAAGGITYGHYKRTPKIDKSSQS, encoded by the exons ATGTTGCTGCAAAAG GTGGCCCTAGTGTGCGTCCTGGCACTTGCCGTCGCAGCAGACAAGAAAATCGAGCTACAAGACATCGAGGAAGACAATTTAAAGAGCGAGCAGGAAAAGGAAGTCGATAAATCTGAACCGCGGTCACAAAATGTCGGTGCCCCATCGGCACCTGGATTACTACCACTTGATTTCTTCAAAAATGGTTTACTGCGATATTTCGAAAACCAAGTGCCTCAGCAGCCGAGGTATGTTCAACAATACGCAGTAACAGAACCGCCAGAGAGGCCGCCAACGCAAATAGCAACACCTAAATCCCAATATGGCGCTGGTGTACCCCAGCAAGCTATGGTCGGGTATCTGTCTAATATTCCCATGCAAATATATCTAGTCCCGCAGTATTACAACGAGAACGGGGAACGGGCAGCCAACACGCAACCAGCAGTTCAGTACGCAGCGCCACCGATTTCTAGAGTTCAATCTTACCCTAGCGCTCCAGAAGGCATACAACCGCAAAACAACTTCATAGAAGTGCCGACTTACGTAACACCGTCGGGAAAAACGTACATTCAGCAACCAGTTGCTTACGTCAGCTATGCAGCTCCGTCGACAGTGGCTCCCGTGCAGGCTACTGTTGCTCCTATGCTGTATCAGGTGCCAGTTGTTCAATATCCCACTGCATTAGCAGCACCACCAGTCGTGCCTAAAGGTTATTATCCAAATTCTCAATACAGTGAGACAAATAACGTAGAAGAGGTTCAGGAAAACGAAGTTGAAAACCCTAAGGAGTACTCTCAAACCGAAACGTCTTATACCAAACCGCCTACTCCTGAGTTTCCTCGATACTACTCATCCCATGCTCCATTTAGGGAGGAACAACGCCACACTTCCATATCAGAGCTCCCTCCACCAAATCCTTTGCTTCTAAAGGGCTCACCACCACATCTCTCTCATATACCAAAAGCGCTACCAATATTCCGCCCATTATCAAAGCCCGTGTATGCTGCAGgtggtaattttatttctagTGCTTATTCCCCTAAGCCTAGCGAGAGTTACGGTAATCCATACAAACGTAGGCCCATGTCTTTGCTCGACTCCTATGTGCCCTCAGGGGTTCAATTGGAGTATTTGAAGAGAGGCTATGTAAAGGATCCTCTCGTGGCTTATGAGGCCCTGTCTAGCGGCCGAAATTTCCCTCACTACCCCGTCCCAAGGCACTACGAACGAGGGTTCCTTCCCAACCAGATGTACCACACTGCTGCAGGAGGCATCACGTACGGTCATTATAAAAGGACACCGAAAATTGACAAATCCTCACAGAGTTAA